From one Nitrososphaerota archaeon genomic stretch:
- a CDS encoding 30S ribosomal protein S14, whose product MVKVRHGKARKYGKGSRHCKRCGNYTAVIQKYNLMLCRQCFREVAEKIGFAKFS is encoded by the coding sequence ATGGTGAAGGTAAGACACGGAAAGGCTCGAAAGTACGGTAAAGGTTCCAGACACTGCAAACGGTGCGGAAACTACACTGCGGTGATTCAAAAGTATAATCTGATGCTTTGCCGTCAATGCTTCCGAGAAGTCGCGGAGAAGATAGGTTTCGCAAAGTTCAGTTAA
- a CDS encoding 30S ribosomal protein S8 encodes MPAKQILPNLFSSIYNNEIRHKKECLVIPASKLASEVLRTMQKHKYIGEFEFIDDGLLGKLRIQLLGRINRCGVVSPRFSVNKDGYSRWERQYLPAVGVGILIVSTPQGVMSHVEAQSKNIGGRLLGYVY; translated from the coding sequence ATGCCAGCAAAACAAATTCTACCAAACCTCTTTTCATCAATCTATAACAACGAGATTCGCCACAAGAAGGAGTGCCTAGTTATCCCAGCTTCGAAGCTGGCCAGCGAAGTACTCCGGACGATGCAGAAACACAAGTACATAGGCGAGTTCGAGTTCATCGATGATGGTCTACTAGGCAAGCTGCGCATACAGCTTCTAGGCAGAATCAATCGATGTGGTGTCGTGTCACCAAGGTTCTCGGTCAACAAGGACGGTTACTCTAGGTGGGAGCGGCAGTATCTACCGGCTGTAGGTGTCGGTATTTTGATTGTTTCGACCCCGCAGGGTGTAATGTCTCATGTTGAAGCGCAGAGCAAAAACATAGGAGGAAGATTACTTGGCTACGTCTACTAG
- a CDS encoding 50S ribosomal protein L6, which yields MATSTSTKTKKEIPEEVIELPEGVEGTYANHTLTLKGPLGKVSRDFVKIRANISLDGRAVKIRSFSTRKQHVATMSTARSIVKNMIVGCTKGFTYRLKVAFAHFPITVKVKGDEVHVENFYGERSPRVAKIIGDSKVEVQEDDVVVTGIAVDDVGQTAANIEQATTVRRKDQRVFLDGVYIYEKRRGNEQ from the coding sequence TTGGCTACGTCTACTAGCACTAAGACGAAGAAGGAGATTCCTGAAGAGGTAATTGAGCTCCCTGAGGGCGTTGAGGGTACGTATGCTAATCATACGTTAACCTTGAAGGGTCCTCTAGGCAAGGTTAGCCGAGACTTTGTCAAGATTAGAGCAAACATATCTCTGGATGGTCGCGCTGTTAAGATTAGGTCGTTCAGCACTAGGAAGCAGCACGTTGCAACTATGAGCACAGCTCGATCTATCGTTAAGAACATGATTGTTGGCTGCACCAAAGGCTTTACATACAGATTGAAGGTGGCCTTTGCTCACTTCCCTATAACTGTCAAAGTTAAGGGCGATGAGGTTCACGTGGAGAACTTCTACGGTGAACGGTCTCCGCGAGTCGCGAAGATAATCGGAGACTCTAAGGTAGAGGTGCAGGAGGACGATGTCGTCGTGACAGGAATAGCTGTAGATGACGTCGGTCAAACTGCTGCTAACATCGAGCAGGCGACAACCGTCAGAAGGAAAGATCAAAGGGTCTTCCTAGACGGCGTGTATATCTATGAAAAGAGGCGAGGAAATGAGCAGTAA
- a CDS encoding 50S ribosomal protein L5, with protein sequence MAVEAAEVKTSENPMRNIAVAKIVLNIGVGKSGDVVDRAKRLLKELTGREPTSRVAKQTVKNFGIHKGEPIGASVTLRGQAAVDTLKRLLVAKSNRVNRSAFDRTGNCSFGVREHIEIPGMKYDPDIGIFGMDVSVVLERPGYRVARRRRAASKIGSKQKVTTEEAVEFFKNELKVEIV encoded by the coding sequence ATGGCGGTTGAAGCAGCTGAAGTAAAGACATCTGAGAACCCGATGCGGAACATCGCGGTAGCTAAGATTGTTCTAAATATCGGTGTCGGCAAATCCGGCGATGTAGTTGATCGAGCAAAGCGGCTTTTGAAGGAGCTCACTGGACGCGAGCCAACCTCCCGTGTTGCAAAGCAGACGGTGAAGAACTTCGGTATCCATAAGGGTGAGCCTATCGGCGCAAGCGTTACACTGAGAGGCCAAGCGGCGGTCGACACTTTGAAGCGTCTACTGGTTGCGAAGTCTAACAGGGTTAACAGAAGCGCTTTTGACAGAACCGGAAACTGCTCATTCGGTGTTCGCGAGCATATCGAGATACCGGGGATGAAGTATGATCCTGACATCGGTATCTTCGGGATGGACGTATCAGTTGTGCTTGAAAGACCAGGTTACAGGGTGGCGAGGCGACGACGAGCAGCCTCAAAGATAGGTAGTAAGCAGAAGGTCACCACTGAAGAGGCCGTTGAGTTTTTCAAGAATGAGTTAAAGGTGGAGATAGTATAA